In one Rutidosis leptorrhynchoides isolate AG116_Rl617_1_P2 chromosome 8, CSIRO_AGI_Rlap_v1, whole genome shotgun sequence genomic region, the following are encoded:
- the LOC139864433 gene encoding uncharacterized protein, whose protein sequence is MKKLIYALVHTARRLRRYFQAHPIQVFTDQPIKHVLTRPEISGRMAKWAIELGEHEITFLPRHSVKGQVIADFLEELPSDMVKQGEITITRKETDESWELYTDGASSEEGLGIDLLLVSPNGEEITYAIRLKFIASNNEAEYEALIAGLRLAKSIDVRQLTAYVDSQLVASQLNGSFEARDTSMQKYLELTKALTNTFATFEIKQIPHNRNKKAYALSKLAFLLYDHFTKKVMVEVLERKSTEEDTLMETITTEEECWMTPFIKYVVDGILPEDKLQARRIRMPAPMYNFKNGILYRKSFTEPYLRCVGPAHAKQIIQEMHEGACSKHSSYRTIVSRIKRMGYFWPPMYRDTYDLIVNCEACQIHAPVNRSPRRNMIPIHPAWLFCKWGIDVVGPFPRGVRNVKFLVVTIDYFTKWVKAKPLSTIT, encoded by the coding sequence ATGAAAAAGCTAATTTACGCCTTAGTGCACACAGCCAGACGGTTAcggcgatattttcaagcacatccgataCAAGTTTTCACGGACCAACCGATTAAACACGTCTTGACTAGACCAGAAATTTCTGGAAGAATGGCGAAATGGGCAATAGAACTTGGCGAGCACGAAATCACCTTCCTCCCGAGACATTCAGTCAAGGGCCAGGTCATAGCCGACTTCCTGGAAGAGCTCCCCTCTGACATGGTCAAACAAGGTGAAATCACTATCACAAGAAAGGAAACGGACGAATCCTGGGAACTATATACGGATGGAGCGTCAAGTGAGGAGGGGCTCGGCATAGACCTACTCCTCGTTTCCCCAAACGGAGAAGAAATAACATACGCTATCCGGTTGAAGTTCATTGCCTCAAACAACGAGGCCGAGTACGAAGCACTTATAGCCGGATTACGCTTGGCAAAAAGTATCGATGTACGACAACTCACAGCTTATGTCGACTCACAACTGGTAGCAAGCCAGTTAAATGGCAGCTTCGAAGCAAGAGATACATCGATGCAAAAATACCTAGAGCTCACAAAGGCACTAACCAACACCTTCGCGACATTTGAAATAAAGCAAATACCTCATAACCGTAACAAGAAAGCATATGCTTTGAGCAAGCTTGCCTTTTTGCTCTACGACCACTTCACCAAAAAGGTTATGGTTGAAGTACTGGAAAGAAAGTCAACTGAAGAGGATACTCTCATGGAAACAATCACAACAGAAGAAGAATGTTGGATGACACCTTTCATAAAATACGTTGTCGATGGTATCCTCCCGGAAGACAAACTACAAGCTCGTAGGATACGAATGCCGGCACCAATGTATAACTTTAAAAATGGCATCCTGTATAGGAAATCATTCACAGAGCCTTACTTAAGATGCGTTGGGCCAGCGCATGCCAAACAAATCATACAAGAAATGCACGAAGGAGCCTGCTCTAAACACTCCAGCTACCGAACGATAGTCAGCAGGATCAAAAGAATGGGTTATTTTTGGCCACCTATGTACCGGGACACATATGATCTGATCGTGAACTGTGAGGCATGTCAAATACATGCTCCCGTCAACAGATCCCCTCGTCGTAACATGATTCCTATACACCCCGCTTGGCTGTTCTGCAAATGGGGGATCGACGTTGTCGGCCCATTCCCAAgaggtgtcagaaacgttaaattcCTAGTAGTCACAATCGACTACTTTACAAAATGGGTCAAGGCAAAACCGTTAAGCACGATCACATGA
- the LOC139864434 gene encoding uncharacterized protein: MDIQQSFTSVAYPQANRQVDVTNRDIVTGIKARLGKHRQGWVDELQHVLWAHQTTPKDSKNETPFSLVYGTEAVIPAEVLIPTNRITTFDEQQNNEALRENLDALEERWTIAHIQQVEKKKKIANHYDKKVKPLDFRLNDLVLRSNEASRQQDIIKLGPRWEGPYRDVGITEYGVCHLETPDGVSIQCPWQAFHLKKYHV; encoded by the coding sequence ATGGACATTCAGCAATCATTTACTTCCGTAGCCTACCCACAGGCCAACAGACAAGTCGATGTCACTAACAGAGACATCGTCACCGGAATAAAAGCAAGACTAGGTAAACATCGACAAGGATGGGTGGACGAACTCCAACATGTACTATGGGCACACCAGACAACACCGAAAGACAGTAAAAACGAAACTCCTTTCAGTCTGGTATACGGCACCGAAGCGGTTATCCCGGCTGAAGTGCTTATCCCAACCAACCGGATAACAACATTCGATGAACAACAAAACAACGAAGCATTACGAGAAAACTTGGATGCTCTAGAAGAACGGTGGACAATAGCACATATCCAGCAAgtcgaaaagaagaaaaaaatcgcAAATCACTATGACAAAAAAGTCAAGCCACTGGACTTTCGGTTAAACGACTTGGTGTTACGTAGCAACGAGGCCAGCCGACAGCAAGATATCATAAAATTGGGCCCACGATGGGAGGGACCTTACCGGGATGTCGGCATAACTGAGTACGGCGTGTGCCACCTGGAAACACCAGACGGAGTTTCGATACAATGCCCTTGGCAGGCCTTTCATTTAAAGAAATATCATGTGTAA
- the LOC139864435 gene encoding uncharacterized protein: MFNDFIERNSLLEIPLVGKKFTRICENGLKFSKLDRFLVSDNFAQLWNDLAAISLYRKLTDHSPILLKNGCTDFRPKPFWVFDAWFDEVGVEDIIVAAWNETVTVRGSDSIFRLKLKNVKVRLREWSNNTYGKLDLEIKELINQSNLWELEAENRTLSDNERHEWLNARSNWVKKDKVKRNMLKQKARIRWAVEGDENSKFFHSCIKQRNLKNNIRGLHINGVWQEGPEEIKEEAFNDDLMAELQWFWERCVISPGCNASFITLIPKKKDPLCLRDYRPIILLGSYYKIIAKVLSCRLRGVIYKLVGVEQTAYIKGRSILDSILVANELIDDVMRRKSKCFSFKADFEKAFDSVRWSFLFDIMTNMGFGQKWIRWIETCFRSASILVLINGSPTKELSLQRGIRQGDPLSPYLFIIAGEGLNILSKIAVREGLILGVEVGLNKVGVSHLQFADDTIFFGGVKGMCQIMGCSAGLLPFNYLGVPIGDNMSKHRAWKPVIEKFTKRLSDWKARSMSYG, encoded by the exons ATGTTTAATGACTTCATTGAAAGGAATAGCTTGCTGGAAATTCCACTTGTAGGCAAGAAATTTACGCGGATTTGTGAGAACGGGCTGAAATTTAGTAAGTTAGACCGCTTCCTTGTATCAGACAACTTCGCTCAACTATGGAATGATCTAGCTGCCATTTCTCTATATAGGAAACTCACTGATCACTCTCCTATACTATTGAAAAATGGGTGCACAGATTTTAGGCCAAAACCGTTTTGGGTTTTCGACGCTTGGTTTGATGAAGTTGGTGTTGAGGACATTATTGTGGCAGCCTGGAATGAGACTGTTACAGTGCGTGGGTCTGACTCGATATTTAGACTCAAACTCAAAAATGTAAAGGTCCGTTTAAGGGAGTGGAGCAATAATACTTATGGGAAACTGGATCTAGAGATAAAGGAGCTGATAAATCAGAGTAATTTGTGGGAACTTGAAGCCGAAAACCGAACTTTATCCGATAACGAGAGACATGAGTGGTTAAATGCGAGAAGTAACTGGGTTAAAAAAGATAAAGTTAAACGTAACATGTTGAAGCAGAAGGCGCGCATTAGATGGGCAGTTGAAGGCGACGAGAATTCGAAGTTCTTCCACTCTTGTATCAAGCAAAGGAATCTCAAAAATAATATTCGTGGTTTACATATCAATGGGGTCTGGCAGGAGGGACCGGAGGAAATAAAGGAGGAAGCCttcaat GATGATTTAATGGCTGAGCTTCAGTGGTTCTGGGAACGTTGTGTGATTTCTCCGGGGTGTAACGCCTCATTTATTACTCTAATTCCCAAGAAAAAAGACCCATTATGCCTCCGTGATTATCGACCGATAATTCTTCTAGGAAGTTACTATAAGATAATTGCAAAGGTTCTTTCGTGTAGACTTCGGGGTGTCATCTATAAACTTGTCGGGGTTGAACAAACGGCGTACATCAAAGGTAGATCCATCCTTGATAGTATTCTTGTTGCTAATGAATTGATCGATGATGTCATGAGGAGGAAGTCCAAATGCTTTTCCTTTAAGGCGGATTTTGAAAAAGCTTTTGATAGTGTTAGATGGAGTTTCTTATTTGATATTATGACTAATATGGGGTTTGGTCAAAAATGGATTAGATGGATTGAGACTTGTTTTCGCTCGGCTTCTATTTTAGTCCTGATAAATGGGTCTCCTACCAAAGAGCTCTCGTTGCAAAGAGGTATCCGGCAGGGTGATCCCCTCTCACCCTATCTCTTTATTATTGCGGGTGAAGGGCTAAATATACTATCAAAAATTGCGGTTCGAGAAGGTCTGATCCTGGGGGTAGAGGTAGGCTTGAACAAAGTTGGGGTCTCGCACTTACAATTCGCAGACGATACTATTTTCTTTGGTGGAGTAAAAGGAATGTGTCAAAT AATGGGCTGTAGTGCCGGGCTGCTTCCATTTAACTATCTAGGCGTGCCAATTGGGGATAATATGAGCAAGCACCGGGCCTGGAAACCTGTAATTGAGAAATTCACAAAGAGGCTATCGGATTGGAAGGCACGATCGATGTCGTATGGGTGA